Proteins found in one Zea mays cultivar B73 chromosome 1, Zm-B73-REFERENCE-NAM-5.0, whole genome shotgun sequence genomic segment:
- the LOC118473505 gene encoding glutathione S-transferase T3-like, giving the protein MSQYGSFLSQIDEQPIGTQYSEFPVDGQPEGSRTPAVTKKPTQRTKLANFTAKEDTRVCHAWLAVSCDPIINTGQKRQGFWSRITAAYNSRRGTLPERSTKSLMIRWDTIKTQCSTFAGYMMAVLRQNPSGLSDADKTSLAASRFAAIEKKPFHFLHCWAILKDQPKWMDNHMGQQQQQANANPTHSNTVDLDAEESVPSSFTSKRPLGRDASKEKAKRTKSVDTSSSDSEFMTRMGDLSLERLSVYKTAVSTEEKKLDSMNRNERQKLLLEKKKLNLEKIRLERQKLKEDKEEEIMILSMDLSKCNPLLRQYYEAKQQEILARVTGSTSSGQ; this is encoded by the exons ATGTCTCAATATGGAAGCTTCCTTAGCCAGATTGACGAGCAGCCTATTGGAACACAATATTCTGAATTTCCAGTTGATGGGCAACCCGAGGGCTCAAGAACACCAGCTGTTACTAAAAAGCCAACTCAAAGAACTAAGCTAGCAAACTTCACTGCTAAAGAGGACACAAGGGTATGCCATGCATGGCTTGCTGTTAGTTGCGATCCCATTATTAACACAGGCCAGAAACGTCAAGGATTTTGGAGTAGAATTACTGCAGCATAcaactcaagacgaggaacaTTGCCAGaaaggtccacaaaatctttgatgATTAGATGGGATACTATCAAAACACAGTGTTCCACTTTTGCTGGATACATGATGGCAGTCCTCCGACAGAATCCTAGTGGACTCAGTGACGCAGACAAG ACATCACTGGCAGCTTCTAGGTTTGCAGCAATTGAGAAGAAGCCTTTCCACTTTTTACACTGTTGGGCTATTCTTAAGGACCAACCAAAATGGATGGACAACCACATGGGTCAACAACAACAGCAAGCCAACGCTAATCCCACACATTCCAACACTGTCGATTTGGATGCTGAAGAATCTGTACCATCAAGCTTCACATCGAAGAGGCCCCTTGGTCGAGATGCTTCGAAGGAAAAGGCAAAGAGGACTAAATCTGTGGACACATCTTCATCAGATTCTGAGTTTATGACACGCATGGGTGATCTTTCTTTGGAGCGCCTGTCAGTGTACAAAACAGCTGTTTCAACTGAGGAAAAGAAGTTGGATTCAATGAACAGAAATGAGAGGCAGAAATTGCTCCTAGAAAAGAAGAAGCTGAACCTGGAGAAAATAAGGCTAGAAAGGCAGAAACTAAAGGAGGACAAGGAAGAGGAGATAATGATCTTAAGCATGGATTTGAGCAAATGTAACCCTCTACTCCGCCAGTACTatgaagccaagcaacaagagataCTGGCAAGGGTTACTGGGTCTACTTCATCTGGGCAGTGA
- the LOC103633550 gene encoding filament-like plant protein 4, giving the protein MDRRSWPWKKKSSDRSSNADALQNSNHAEQEDKAPKFVQISPQTYSHLTESEEKVKVLEENVKVLNEKLSAAQSEITTKDALVKQHAKVAEEAVSGWEKAEAEASALKVQLETVTLSKLAAEERGAHLDGALKECMKQVRTVKEEGEQKLHDVVFAKTKQWEKIKAEFEAKLLEFEQELIRAGAENDALTRSLQERAELLMKIDEEKGQAEAEIEILKSTIQSGEREINSLKYELHVVSKELEIRNEEKNMSVRSADVATKQHQEDVKKISKLEAECQRLRGLVRKKLPGPAALAQMKMEVESLGREYGDHRVRRSPAKNSSFHRPMSPVPDYAMENIHHMQRDNEFLTARLLTMEEETKMLKEALAKRNSELQSSRSMYAKTTGKLRSLEVQMLTGNKHKSPSTPNMDIHFDGAFSQNGSNPPSMTSMSEDGVDDEGSCTESWTNALVSEPCQFKKEKAAKSSTTESSNRLELMDDFLEMERLACLSSEVNGNGSTVDKMKVDNVGATFAGFTERDGVKDLQSASPMSETPSNKQCLSEKSPLLNFQSRISSLLDSESPENNAGKVLDSIRNILKDIEDEADSVNVNGTHPSDGTLSSESKFAMDQDLKNAILKILDFVKLLDQEISKFQGQSPDYDGLCEKTQQFSALVDKVLSNVDVLNDIVIALSVILSETSQIKFTLLRDNSNEAESNNLDCVDKVTLLENKVQLEPVKDNVPGICPLLPHSSSDPEFEGPADARFDVKTAVKVYSPEEYEQLKSEKANLEGELAKCNKIIEETMARLSDMEKKLEDLTSKLADSEKSNSLNETQLKCMAESYKSLESRKIELENEIEALRSRIDALTAELFDERQSHQEDLVKYRDLEEKMERYEMERSSILVDEDPDNKSKQEREIAAAAEKLAECQETILILGRQLQAMRPPAESLGSSPNRQRMEEFLKDAAGTTAGEYFQKPSGQPDTDQDMLGTGNVSPISGYKTHMIPSDADVSPFPSPNTSKRPKHRSRSSSSSSFTNHQLPDKQNRGFSRFFAKSKE; this is encoded by the exons ATGGATCGGCGCAGCTGGCCTTGGAAGAAGAAATCATCTGATAGATCATCAAATGCAGATGCGTTGCAGAATTCTAATCATGCTGAACAG GAAGATAAAGCTCCAAAGTTTGTGCAAATTTCACCTCAAACATATTCACATCTTACTGAGTCAGAGGAaaaagtaaaagttttagaagaaaATGTGAAGGTCTTGAATGAAAAACTGTCTGCTGCACAATCTGAGATCACAACTAAAGATGCTCTTGTGAAGCAGCATGCAAAGGTTGCTGAAGAAGCAGTATCAG GTTGGGAGAAAGCTGAAGCAGAGGCCTCCGCACTGAAGGTTCAGCTAGAAACTGTTACATTGTCTAAGCTAGCAGCTGAAGAAAGAGGTGCTCATCTGGATGGTGCATTGAAAGAATGCATGAAGCAAGTAAGGACTGTTAAAGAAGAAGGTGAGCAGAAGCTACATGATGTAGTATTTGCAAAAACCAAACAGTGGGAGAAGATAAAGGCCGAGTTCGAAGCAAAATTACTTGAATTTGAACAGGAACTCATAAGGGCTGGTGCTGAGAATGATGCACTCACAAGATCACTTCAAGAACGGGCAGAACTATTGATGAAAATTGATGAGgaaaaaggtcaagctgaagctgagATCGAAATTTTAAAAAGCACAATTCAATCAGGTGAAAGGGAGATAAATTCGCTAAAATATGAATTGCATGTTGTCTCCAAAGAGCTTGAAATCCGCAATGAAGAAAAGAATATGAGTGTGCGCTCAGCTGATGTAGCAACTAAACAGCACCAGGAAGATGTCAAGAAAATATCAAAACTCGAAGCTGAATGCCAAAGATTACGCGGCCTTGTTCGAAAGAAGTTACCTGGCCCTGCTGCACTAGCTCAAATGAAAATGGAGGTGGAGAGCTTGGGTAGAGAATATGGAGACCACAGAGTACGAAGATCCCCTGCAAAGAATTCTAGTTTTCATCGGCCTATGTCTCCTGTTCCTGATTATGCAATGGAGAACATACATCACATGCAGAGAGACAATGAGTTTCTGACTGCTCGTTTATTAACAATGGAAGAAGAAACCAAGATGCTTAAAGAGGCATTGGCAAAGAGAAACAGTGAGCTGCAATCTTCAAGAAGCATGTATGCTAAGACAACAGGAAAGCTCCGAAGCTTGGAAGTTCAAATGTTGACTGGAAACAAACATAAGAGTCCATCAACTCCAAACATGGATATTCACTTTGATGGTGCATTTAGCCAAAATGGAAGCAACCCACCTAGCATGACTTCCATGTCTGAAGATGGGGTAGATGATGAAGGAAGTTGTACAGAATCTTGGACCAATGCTCTGGTATCTGAGCCCTGTCAATTCAAAAAAGAGAAGGCAGCCAAGAGCAGCACGACAGAAAGCTCCAATAGGTTGGAGCTCATGGATGACTTCTTAGAGATGGAGAGATTAGCATGTCTGTCTTCTGAAGTTAATGGCAATGGCAGTACTGTTGACAAGATGAAGGTAGACAATGTTGGGGCTACTTTTGCTGGCTTTACTGAAAGAGATGGTGTTAAAGATTTGCAGTCAGCTTCACCAATGTCAGAAACTCCATCTAATAAACAGTGTCTGTCTGAGAAATCTCCGCTTTTGAATTTCCAGTCAAGAATATCTTCCTTACTGGATTCTGAATCACCAGAGAATAATGCTGGAAAGGTACTTGATAGCATCAGAAACATTCTAAAGGATATTGAAGATGAGGCAGATTCGGTGAATGTAAATGGGACTCATCCTTCAGATGGGACCTTAAGTTCAGAGAGCAAATTTGCCATGGATCAAGATCTTAAGAATGCCATATTGAAAATTCTAGACTTTGTGAAGTTACTTGATCAAGAAATCTCCAAGTTTCAAGGCCAGTCACCTGATTATGATGGACTATGTGAGAAAACACAACAGTTCTCTGCATTAGTCGATAAAGTTCTGTCAAACGTTGATGTTCTAAATGATATTGTCATAGCACTGTCTGTTATCTTGTCAGAAACTAGCCAGATTAAGTTCACATTGTTGAGAGACAATAGCAATGAAGCAGAAAGTAATAACTTAGATTGTGTTGATAAAGTGACTCTACTTGAAAATAAGGTGCAGCTTGAGCCAGTAAAAGACAATGTTCCTGGTATCTGCCCACTGTTGCCTCATTCATCTTCTGATCCTGAGTTTGAGGGGCCTGCTGATGCTAGATTCGATGTTAAGACTGCAGTGAAGGTGTACTCGCCGGAGGAATATGAACAACTTAAATCTGAGAAGGCAAATTTGGAGGGAGAACTAGCAAAGTGCAACAAAATAATAGAAGAAACAATGGCTAGGTTAAGTGATATGGAGAAAAAACTGGAAGACCTGACATCTAAGTTGGCTGACAGTGAGAAATCAAATAGCTTGAATGAGACACAGTTGAAGTGTATGGCTGAATCCTACAAGTCACTTGAATCAAGGAAaattgaattagaaaatgagatAGAAGCGTTACGGTCCAGAATAGATGCTCTAACAGCTGAACTCTTTGATGAAAGACAGAGTCATCAGGAGGACTTAGTTAAATACAGAGATCTCGAGGAGAAGATGGAAAG GTATGAGATGGAGAGGAGTTCAATTCTTGTGGATGAGGACCCAGACAACAAGTCAAAGCAG GAGAGAGAGATAGCGGCTGCAGCAGAAAAGCTGGCAGAGTGCCAGGAGACCATATTGATTCTTGGCCGTCAGCTGCAAGCTATGCGTCCTCCAGCCGAGTCGCTAGGCTCTTCACCTAATCGGCAACGCATGGAGGAGTTTCTGAAGGATGCGGCAGGAACAACCGCAGGAGAATATTTCCAGAAACCTTCAGGCCAACCTGATACAGACCAGGATATGCTTGGGACAGGAAATGTGTCTCCGATCAGTGGGTACAAGACACACATGATCCCTTCTGATGCGGACGTTAGCCCTTTCCCTTCTCCAAACACCTCCAAGCGCCCGAAGCATCGATCGAGATCCTCTTCGTCTTCCTCATTCACCAACCACCAGTTGCCAGACAAACAGAACCGAGGATTCAGTCGGTTCTTCGCGAAGAGCAAAGAGTGA
- the LOC103644542 gene encoding protein ALP1-like, producing the protein MNPYLENNFLVRLMEEMEEEEEELQLARHMVNRRRRARNERRHGGSIPGRVRIHRDHMSGDARIRADYFGANPVYTDAQFRRRFRMRRHVFERLVDAVQQVDPYFIQRPNCAGEMGLSALQKVVAAVRILAYGIPADAVDEYVRIGESTAHEALKHFCTAVQTAFAPYYLRAPNAEDIARLLQVGESRGFPGMLGSVDCMHWEWRNCPSSWKGMFTGRGKHPTMILEAVASYDLWIWHAYFGLPGSCNDINVLHRSNLFERHLSGDTPPVSFTVNGHTYNMGYYLADGIYPDWPAFVKTIRNPYDVRTQHFATIQESARKDIERAFGVLQKRWGVVRGPAYGWSPEHIGDIMKTCIILHNMIVEDEGPLSLNTTFENIGVVADTTQGSLEERNDFVNQRYNQLKDRNKYTQLQIDLIHHHWARHGSGVA; encoded by the exons ATGAATCCCTACTTAGAAAACAATTTTCTTGTGCGCTTGATGGAAGAaatggaagaggaagaagaagagttgcAGTTGGCGAGGCACATGGTCAATAGGAGGCGACGTGCACGCAATGAGCGTCGTCATGGTGGTTCGATTCCAGGGCGTGTTAGGATTCATCGTGATCACATGAGCGGCGATGCAAGAATCCGAGCGGACTACTTTGGAGCCAACCCCGTGTACACGGATGCTCAATTTCGTAGGAG GTTCCGCATGCGTCGCCATGTCTTTGAGCGCCTTGTTGATGCTGTGCAACAAGTGGATCCTTATTTTATTCAACGTCCTAATTGTGCGGGTGAGATGGGTCTTTCTGCTctacagaaagttgttgctgctGTTCGAATCCTTGCTTACGGTATTCCAGCTGATGCCGTTGACGAATACGTGCGTATTGGCGAATCTACTGCTCATGAGGCATTGAAACACTTTTGCACGGCCGTCCAAACCGCGTTTGCTCCGTATTATCTCCGTGCACCAAATGCAGAAGATATCGCACGCCTTCTCCAAGTTGGCGAGTCACGTGGGTTTCCTGGTATGCttggtagtgttgattgcatgcattgggagtggcgtaACTGCCCAAGTTCATGGAAGGGGATGTTTACAGGGCGTGGTAAACATCCTACCATGATCTTGGAAGCTGTTGCGTCGTATGACCTATGGATATGGCATGCATATTTTGGTCTGCCAGGTAGTTGCAACGACATAAATGTTCTTCACCGTTCAAACCTTTTCGAACGGCATCTGAGCGGTGACACACCTCCGGTTTCATTCACTGTGAATGGTCACACGTACAATATGGGATATTACCTAGCAGACGGGATTTACCCTGACTGGCCCGCATTTGTCAAGACAATCCGTAACCCCTACGACGTTAGAACGCAACACTTTGCAACGATTCAAGAGTCTGCTCGAAAAGATATAGAACGAGCTTTCGGTGTACTCCAGAAGAGATGGGGTGTGGTCCGTGGACCTGCATACGGATGGAGTCCTGAACACATTGGGGACATCATGAAAACATGCATAATATTGCACAACATGATAGTAGAAGACGAAGGTCCATTGTCTTTGAACACAACCTTTGAAAACATCGGAGTGGTGGCAGACACAACTCAAGGTTCACTGGAAGAGCGCAACGACTTCGTCAATCAAAGGTACAACCAACTGAAAGACCGCAACAAATATACTCAGCTTCAGATAGATCTGATACACCATCACTGGGCGCGACATGGATCCGGAGTTGCATAG